A single region of the Roseivivax sp. THAF197b genome encodes:
- a CDS encoding sulfotransferase: MLMQPETKIDFLIIGAAKCATTWLQMSLAENPSVFMPEPELHYFSREYHRGSDWYRAQFAEAGAATIIGEKSNSYLTEEPSAERIAHDLPHVKLIVQLRDPVQRAYSSYCMHLRRGAVTKDIRRYLDPDRKADGDRFLDRGLYAHHLQKFRDLFGDDRILVLDFDRIRHAPEAQAQLVADHIGLGQALVPPVKDRVKDKTQAIVPPGVRGALAPMRRVLDPVRHTWPVQRLRNLVANEVSYPPLPPDLAAKMADFFQADLAALRQFAPHVGKGWPTATSLEPSYA; encoded by the coding sequence TTCCTGATTATCGGTGCCGCCAAATGCGCGACCACCTGGCTTCAGATGTCGCTCGCGGAGAACCCGAGCGTGTTCATGCCGGAACCGGAGCTGCACTACTTCTCGCGCGAATATCACAGGGGCAGCGATTGGTACCGGGCCCAGTTCGCGGAGGCCGGTGCCGCCACCATCATCGGCGAGAAATCCAATTCCTACCTGACGGAGGAGCCTTCGGCGGAGCGCATCGCGCATGATCTTCCGCACGTGAAACTGATCGTTCAGCTGCGCGATCCGGTTCAGCGCGCCTACTCGTCCTATTGCATGCATCTGCGGCGCGGCGCCGTGACCAAGGATATCCGTCGCTACCTCGATCCGGACAGAAAAGCCGACGGGGACCGCTTCCTCGATAGGGGGCTTTATGCCCATCACCTTCAGAAGTTCCGCGATCTGTTTGGCGATGATCGCATCCTGGTGCTGGATTTTGATCGGATCCGCCATGCCCCGGAAGCGCAGGCGCAGCTTGTGGCGGACCATATCGGGCTGGGTCAGGCGCTGGTACCGCCGGTGAAAGACCGGGTGAAGGACAAGACGCAGGCGATCGTGCCGCCGGGCGTTCGCGGTGCGCTGGCCCCCATGCGCCGGGTGCTGGATCCGGTGCGTCATACCTGGCCCGTGCAGAGGTTGCGCAATCTCGTTGCAAACGAGGTGAGCTATCCTCCGCTTCCGCCGGATCTGGCCGCGAAGATGGCCGATTTCTTCCAGGCCGACTTGGCGGCCTTGCGGCAATTTGCGCCGCATGTGGGGAAAGGCTGGCCGACAGCGACGTCGCTCGAGCCGAGCTACGCATGA